The Nocardioides sp. cx-173 genome segment GTCGCGCAGGGTGATCTCCTTGATCCGCTTCGAGGTCGCTCCGAACCGATCGGCCAGGCCCAGGACGAGACCCAGGACGATCAGGGTCGTGCCGATGATCCACAGGTTGCGGAAGTCGCGCTCGATGACGTCCTTGAGCAGCACGCCGAGGACCACGATCGGAAGCGAGCCGATGATGATGAACCAGCCCATCCGCGCATCCAGGTGCCCGCGGTACTCCGCCCGGAAGAGCGACTTGGTCCACATCGAGGCGATGCGCCAGATGTCCTCACGGAAGTAGATGAGCACGGCCAGCTCGGTACCGATCTGGACGACCGCGGTGAACGCCGCCCCCGGGTCACCCCACCCGAACAGCTCAGGGTAGATGCGCAGGTGCGCGCTGCTGGAGATCGGAAGGAACTCCGTGAGGCCCTGGATGACGCCGAGGACAACGGCCTGGAGGTAGTCCCACACGAGCAGGAAGCCTAGGGCCACCCGGGCGAGCCGCCGCGCCGCCCCCAGGGTGTGCCCACTAGTTTTGTCGCCATGCAGCAGCGGTCAGTGGGCCACACCGGCCTCAAGGTGTCGCGCGTCGGCCTGGGCACCATGACCTGGGGCCGCGACACCGACGAGCACGAGGCGCGCGACCAGCTCATCGCGTTCGCCGAGGCGGGTGGCACGCTGGTCGACACGGCCGCCGGCTACACCGACGGTGACTCGGAGTCCCTCATCGGTCGCCTGATCGGCGACGTGGTGGCGCGCGACGAGATCG includes the following:
- a CDS encoding undecaprenyl-diphosphate phosphatase — translated: MWDYLQAVVLGVIQGLTEFLPISSSAHLRIYPELFGWGDPGAAFTAVVQIGTELAVLIYFREDIWRIASMWTKSLFRAEYRGHLDARMGWFIIIGSLPIVVLGVLLKDVIERDFRNLWIIGTTLIVLGLVLGLADRFGATSKRIKEITLRDAVLMGAAQAVALIPGVSRSGATLSMGRMLGYDREAATRYAFLLAIPAVVGAGLYELKEIPHGDNTYSWGPTIVATVISFAVGYAAIAWLLRYVSTRSYTPFVLYRVALGTAVLVLLATGVLSA